Proteins encoded by one window of Enterococcus faecalis:
- the rplS gene encoding 50S ribosomal protein L19 yields the protein MNPLIQELTQEQLRTDIPAFRPGDTVRVHAKVVEGTRERIQLFEGVVIKRRGAGISETYTVRKVSNGVGVERTFPLHTPRVAQIEVVRYGKVRRAKLYYLRALHGKAARIKEIRR from the coding sequence ATGAATCCATTAATTCAAGAATTAACACAAGAACAATTACGTACGGATATTCCTGCGTTCCGCCCTGGTGACACTGTTCGCGTTCATGCGAAAGTAGTCGAAGGTACTCGTGAACGTATCCAGTTATTCGAAGGTGTTGTAATTAAACGCCGTGGTGCTGGAATCAGCGAAACTTACACAGTACGTAAAGTTTCAAATGGTGTTGGTGTGGAACGTACATTCCCATTACACACACCACGTGTTGCTCAAATTGAAGTGGTTCGCTACGGTAAAGTACGTCGTGCAAAACTTTACTACTTACGCGCATTACACGGAAAAGCAGCTCGTATCAAAGAAA